The Tripterygium wilfordii isolate XIE 37 chromosome 4, ASM1340144v1, whole genome shotgun sequence genome has a window encoding:
- the LOC119997386 gene encoding 1-aminocyclopropane-1-carboxylate synthase 7 — MAIEIEQQQQQPSVGLSRVAVSDTHGEDSPYFAGWKAYDENPYHELDNPSGVIQMGLAENQVSFDLLEEYLEKHPEASSCGEGKSGFRENALFQDYHGLKSFRQAMAGFMEEIRGGRAKFDPDRVVLTAGATAANELLTFILADPGDALLVPTPYYPGFDRDLRWRTGVKIVPIHCDSSNNFQITPQALEAAYKQAQAMNVKVRGVLITNPSNPLGATIQRSVLEEILNFVTRKNIHLVSDEIYSGSAFSSSEFISIAEILESRGYKDCERVHIVYSLSKDLGLPGFRVGTIYSYNDKVVTTARRMSSFTLISSQTQHLLASMLSNKEFTENYVKVNRERLRKRYDMIIEGLRNAGIECLKGNAGLFCWMNLSPLLETNTREGELSLWNVILNQVKLNISPGSSCHCSEPGWFRVCFANMSEQTLEIALKRIQDFTEQRKLQ; from the exons ATGGCTATAGAGATTgaacaacagcagcaacaaccTTCTGTTGGTCTATCAAGAGTTGCAGTCTCTGATACTCATGGAGAAGATTCTCCTTATTTCGCTGGTTGGAAAGCCTACGACGAAAACCCTTATCATGAACTTGATAACCCATCTGGGGTTATACAGATGGGACTCGCAGAGAATCAA GTTTCGTTTGATTTGCTAGAAGAGTACTTGGAAAAGCATCCAGAGGCATCAAGTTGCGGAGAAGGAAAGTCCGGGTTTAGAGAAAATGCTTTGTTTCAAGATTACCATGGACTCAAGTCTTTTAGGCAAGCAATGGCAGGTTTCATGGAGGAAATTAGAGGTGGAAGAGCCAAGTTTGATCCTGATAGAGTTGTACTAACGGCGGGCGCAACCGCGGCTAATGAGCTATTGACCTTCATTTTAGCAGATCCTGGTGATGCTTTGCTTGTTCCAACTCCATACTATCCAGG ATTTGACAGAGATTTAAGGTGGAGAACTGGAGTGAAAATTGTACCAATCCATTGTGACAGTTCAAACAATTTCCAAATCACTCCACAAGCATTAGAAGCTGCATATAAACAAGCACAAGCCATGAACGTCAAGGTTAGAGGAGTACTCATAACCAACCCTTCCAACCCATTAGGCGCGACAATACAACGTTCAGTATTGGAGGAGATTCTCAATTTCGTTACTCGAAAGAACATCCATCTAGTCTCCGATGAGATCTATTCGGGTTCCGCCTTCTCATCGTCGGAATTCATAAGCATTGCAGAGATACTCGAATCCCGCGGATACAAGGATTGTGAAAGAGTTCACATTGTCTATAGTCTGTCCAAAGATCTCGGCCTTCCGGGTTTTCGAGTTGGTACTATTTACTCATACAATGACAAGGTTGTTACTACAGCTAGAAGGATGTCTAGTTTCACCTTGATTTCCTCACAAACACAGCATCTCTTGGCTTCAATGCTGTCAAACAAGGAATTCACAGAGAATTACGTAAAAGTCAATAGAGAAAGGTTGAGGAAGAGATATGATATGATCATTGAAGGGTTGAGAAATGCTGGGATTGAATGTTTGAAAGGGAATGCAGGGTTGTTTTGTTGGATGAATTTGAGCCCACTTTTGGAGACAAATACAAGAGAAGGTGAATTGAGTCTTTGGAATGTTATATTGAATCAAGTGAAGTTGAATATATCTCCTGGTTCTTCTTGCCATTGCTCTGAACCTGGTTGGTTTAGGGTGTGTTTTGCTAACATGAGTGAGCAGACACTGGAAATTGCACTAAAGAGAATACAAGATTTCACGGAGCAAAGGAAGTTACAgtga